The following coding sequences are from one Kosakonia sp. H02 window:
- a CDS encoding ATP-binding protein codes for MPQRTNPFFTSARGRLLFFNLLVVAVTLMVCGVAVLGFRHASQIQEQVQQQTLDDMTSSMNLARDTASVATAAVRLSQVVGALEYKGEAERLKATQSALQRSLGQLANAPLASVEPQLVAQITGRSHELQQSVTEMLQRGQRRHLERNALLSSLYQNQSYLRHLQDIALRDNGNIPDPRLLAEMDRLIIAAIETPSPRATIAQLTAVMAQLPIRASDPLVTFILPDFSAELRKLEPLSRQLEASDLAISWSMFHIKALVALLNSDINQYVAEVAQASEQRTAQSHQELRSIIVFISVFALLALIITGFAGWYIYRNLGSNLTAISRAMSRLAHGEQDVSVPGLQRRDELGELARAFNVFARNTASLEHTSKLLKEKSTQLETTFHAMRDGFALFDNQGNLVVWNPQYPLLLGLGDGALQRGQHYQSLLRLVSDLPGHVQENLTRPIPKTQELRLADNRTIELRFSPVPGRGMVNVVLDRTERKGLEEALLHSQKMKAVGQLTGGLAHDFNNLLAVIIGSLELVSTDLPDAARISRALKAAERGALLTQRLLAFSRKQSLHPHAVEMQALLENLGELMRHSLPATLTLAIEAQHPAWPAWIDVGQLENAIINLVMNARDAMEGQSGVIKIRTWNQRVTRSDGRKQDMVALEVIDRGCGMSQEVKAQVFEPFFTTKQTGSGSGLGLSMVYGFVRQSGGRVEIESAPGQGTTVRLQLPRAAVQVTSAVEPDIAQGSDNRDTLILVLEDEADVRQTLCEQLHELGYLTLEAESGEQALQMLGASADIGALISDLMLPGRLSGAEVISAARQHYPHLPLLLISGQDLRPVHNPALPDVELLRKPFTRLQLAQALRRIAA; via the coding sequence ATGCCGCAGCGCACCAACCCTTTTTTCACCAGCGCCCGTGGGCGGTTATTGTTTTTTAATTTGCTGGTGGTGGCAGTGACGTTAATGGTCTGCGGCGTGGCGGTGCTCGGTTTTCGCCATGCCAGCCAGATTCAGGAACAGGTGCAACAGCAGACGCTGGATGATATGACCAGCAGCATGAACCTGGCGCGCGACACCGCAAGCGTCGCCACTGCGGCGGTGCGCCTGTCGCAGGTGGTGGGCGCGCTGGAGTACAAAGGGGAAGCCGAGCGCCTGAAAGCGACGCAAAGCGCATTGCAACGCTCACTTGGCCAACTGGCGAATGCGCCGCTGGCAAGCGTGGAGCCGCAACTGGTGGCGCAAATTACCGGGCGCAGCCATGAACTTCAGCAAAGCGTCACCGAGATGCTGCAACGCGGCCAGCGCCGCCATCTGGAGCGTAACGCGCTGCTCAGTTCCCTCTACCAGAACCAAAGTTATTTGCGCCATTTGCAGGATATTGCCCTGCGCGATAACGGAAACATTCCTGACCCGCGCCTGCTGGCAGAGATGGACCGGCTGATTATCGCCGCCATTGAAACCCCGTCGCCACGCGCCACCATTGCACAACTGACGGCAGTAATGGCGCAATTGCCCATTCGTGCGAGTGATCCGCTGGTGACGTTTATCCTGCCGGATTTCAGCGCGGAGTTGCGCAAGCTGGAGCCGCTCTCGCGCCAGCTTGAAGCGAGCGATTTGGCGATTAGCTGGTCGATGTTTCATATCAAAGCGCTGGTCGCCCTGCTGAACAGCGATATTAATCAGTACGTTGCCGAAGTGGCGCAGGCCTCTGAGCAGCGCACGGCGCAAAGCCACCAGGAGTTGCGCTCGATCATCGTCTTTATCAGCGTCTTCGCCCTGCTGGCGCTGATTATTACCGGCTTTGCGGGCTGGTATATCTACCGCAATTTGGGGTCGAACCTTACCGCCATTTCCCGCGCCATGTCGCGGCTGGCCCACGGCGAGCAGGACGTTTCCGTGCCTGGGTTGCAACGGCGCGACGAACTGGGCGAACTGGCGCGGGCGTTTAACGTTTTTGCCCGCAATACCGCCTCGCTTGAGCACACCTCAAAACTGTTAAAAGAGAAAAGCACGCAACTGGAAACCACGTTTCATGCGATGCGTGACGGCTTTGCCCTGTTCGACAATCAGGGGAATCTGGTGGTGTGGAACCCGCAATATCCGCTGCTGCTGGGGCTTGGCGACGGGGCGCTCCAGCGCGGGCAGCACTATCAGAGCCTGCTGCGGCTGGTGAGCGATCTCCCTGGTCATGTGCAGGAAAACCTGACGCGCCCGATCCCAAAAACCCAGGAGTTGCGCCTGGCGGATAACCGCACCATTGAACTGCGTTTCAGCCCGGTGCCGGGGCGCGGGATGGTCAATGTGGTGCTGGATCGCACCGAGCGCAAAGGGCTGGAAGAGGCGCTGCTGCATAGCCAGAAGATGAAAGCGGTCGGCCAGCTTACGGGCGGGTTAGCCCATGATTTTAACAACCTGCTGGCGGTGATTATCGGCAGCCTGGAACTGGTTTCAACGGACTTACCCGATGCGGCGCGTATCTCGCGGGCGCTGAAAGCCGCCGAGCGTGGCGCATTGCTGACTCAGCGGTTGCTGGCGTTTTCCCGCAAGCAATCGCTGCATCCGCACGCGGTAGAGATGCAGGCGCTGCTGGAAAATCTCGGCGAGCTGATGCGCCACTCGCTGCCCGCCACGCTGACGCTGGCAATTGAAGCCCAGCATCCGGCATGGCCAGCGTGGATTGACGTCGGGCAGCTGGAAAACGCCATCATCAACCTGGTGATGAACGCCCGCGATGCGATGGAGGGACAAAGCGGCGTGATTAAAATACGCACCTGGAACCAGCGCGTGACGCGCAGCGACGGGCGCAAGCAGGATATGGTGGCGCTGGAGGTTATCGATCGCGGTTGCGGCATGTCGCAAGAGGTGAAAGCGCAGGTGTTTGAACCCTTCTTTACCACCAAACAGACCGGCAGCGGCAGCGGGCTTGGCCTGTCGATGGTCTACGGCTTTGTGCGCCAGTCCGGCGGGCGGGTCGAAATCGAAAGTGCGCCTGGGCAGGGGACAACGGTGCGTTTGCAACTGCCACGCGCGGCGGTGCAGGTCACCAGCGCCGTTGAGCCGGATATTGCCCAAGGCAGCGATAACCGCGACACGCTGATTCTGGTGCTGGAAGATGAAGCCGATGTGCGCCAGACGCTCTGCGAGCAGCTTCATGAACTCGGTTATCTGACGCTGGAGGCAGAGAGCGGCGAACAGGCTTTACAGATGCTGGGCGCATCAGCGGACATCGGCGCATTAATCAGCGACTTAATGCTGCCGGGGCGGCTAAGCGGCGCGGAGGTGATCAGCGCCGCGCGCCAACATTATCCCCATTTACCGTTGCTGCTGATTAGCGGCCAGGATCTGCGCCCGGTGCATAACCCGGCGCTACCGGATGTCGAACTGTTGCGCAAACCGTTTACCCGGCTGCAACTTGCCCAGGCGTTGCGGCGTATCGCCGCCTAG
- a CDS encoding sugar ABC transporter ATP-binding protein, with amino-acid sequence MSNMPVLEMRNIAKAFGKFYALKGVDLTVWPGEIHALMGENGAGKSTLMKILAGAYGATSGEILIDGQPYSIKSPKDALAAGITLIYQEMQLAPNLTVAENIFLGSEISRGGLVQRKEMAAQAQAVINRLGANFSATDRVMKLTIAEQQQVEIARALHRNSRILVMDEPTAALSSRETHRLFELIMRLRDEGMAIIYISHRMAEVYELSDRVSVLRDGQYVGSLTRDKLNASELVRMMVGRPLSDLFNKERDIPLGNPRLTIHHLTDGEKIQPVSLQVRAGEIVGLAGLVGAGRSELAQLIFGVRKATGGMIEVDGDPVVIHSPRAAIDLGIGFLTENRKEQGLFLELAAQENITMATLERDAAWGMLDRKKAQSISDDAIKLLNIRVPHAQVRAGGLSGGNQQKLLISRWVAIGPRILILDEPTRGVDVGAKSEIYRIMNQMARKGVAILMISSELPEVVGMSDRVYVMREGSIAGELHNGEITQENIMTLATGVNESHHQAVHHD; translated from the coding sequence ATGAGCAACATGCCCGTTCTGGAGATGCGCAACATTGCCAAAGCCTTTGGCAAGTTTTACGCGCTTAAAGGGGTGGACCTGACGGTCTGGCCTGGCGAGATCCACGCGTTAATGGGTGAAAATGGCGCCGGGAAAAGCACGCTGATGAAAATTCTCGCCGGTGCCTACGGCGCAACCAGCGGCGAGATCCTGATCGACGGCCAGCCCTACAGCATTAAAAGCCCGAAAGACGCGCTGGCGGCAGGCATTACGCTTATCTATCAGGAGATGCAGCTCGCGCCTAACTTAACGGTGGCGGAGAACATCTTCCTCGGCAGCGAAATCTCGCGCGGCGGGCTGGTGCAGCGTAAAGAGATGGCTGCGCAAGCGCAGGCGGTGATTAACCGTCTCGGGGCCAACTTTAGCGCCACCGACCGGGTAATGAAGCTGACCATTGCCGAGCAGCAGCAGGTGGAAATCGCCCGCGCTCTGCATCGCAACAGCCGCATTCTGGTGATGGACGAACCCACCGCCGCCCTCTCTTCGCGCGAAACGCACCGTCTGTTTGAACTGATCATGCGCCTGCGCGATGAAGGGATGGCGATTATCTATATCAGCCACCGCATGGCGGAAGTGTATGAACTCTCGGATCGCGTCAGCGTCCTGCGCGACGGCCAGTATGTCGGCAGCCTGACCCGCGACAAACTCAACGCCTCTGAACTGGTGCGCATGATGGTCGGTCGGCCGTTAAGCGATCTGTTTAATAAAGAGCGCGATATTCCGCTCGGTAACCCGCGCCTGACTATCCATCACCTGACCGATGGCGAAAAAATTCAGCCGGTCAGCTTGCAGGTGCGCGCCGGGGAGATTGTCGGCCTCGCCGGGCTGGTGGGCGCCGGGCGATCGGAGCTGGCGCAACTCATCTTCGGCGTGCGCAAAGCCACCGGCGGCATGATTGAAGTAGATGGCGATCCGGTGGTTATCCACTCTCCGCGCGCAGCCATTGATTTAGGCATCGGTTTTCTGACGGAGAACCGCAAAGAGCAAGGGCTGTTTCTCGAACTGGCGGCGCAGGAAAACATCACCATGGCGACGCTGGAGCGCGATGCGGCCTGGGGGATGCTGGATCGTAAAAAAGCGCAGTCGATCTCCGATGACGCCATCAAGTTACTCAATATCCGCGTACCGCACGCGCAAGTGCGAGCGGGCGGGTTGTCCGGCGGTAACCAGCAAAAGCTGTTGATCTCCCGCTGGGTGGCGATCGGCCCGCGCATTCTGATCCTTGATGAGCCAACGCGCGGGGTGGATGTCGGCGCAAAAAGCGAGATCTACCGGATCATGAACCAGATGGCGCGCAAAGGCGTGGCGATCTTGATGATCTCCAGCGAGCTGCCGGAAGTGGTCGGCATGAGCGATCGCGTGTATGTGATGCGCGAAGGCAGCATTGCCGGGGAACTGCACAACGGCGAGATAACCCAGGAAAACATCATGACGCTGGCGACCGGCGTTAACGAATCCCATCACCAGGCGGTACACCATGACTGA
- the phnL gene encoding phosphonate C-P lyase system protein PhnL — MTVLRVENVSKTFVLHQQNGVHLPVLRETSLTVDASECVVLHGHSGSGKSTLLRSLYANYLPDAGHIYVKHDDEWVDLVQAPARKVLDVRRHTIGWVSQFLRVIPRVSALDVVMQPLLEKGVSREACAQKAGELLTRLNVPERLWHLAPATFSGGEQQRVNIARGFINEYPILLLDEPTASLDEKNSAAVVELIAQAKARGAAIVGIFHDGSVREHVADRLYPMGSHA; from the coding sequence ATGACTGTGTTGCGTGTGGAAAATGTCAGCAAAACCTTTGTCCTGCATCAGCAAAACGGCGTGCATCTGCCGGTGCTGCGCGAAACGTCGCTCACTGTCGACGCCAGTGAATGTGTGGTGCTGCACGGCCATTCCGGCAGCGGGAAATCGACACTTTTACGATCGCTGTACGCCAATTATTTGCCGGACGCCGGGCATATTTATGTCAAACATGATGATGAGTGGGTGGATCTGGTACAGGCTCCGGCGCGAAAAGTGCTGGATGTGCGCCGTCACACCATTGGCTGGGTCAGCCAGTTTTTACGCGTTATTCCCCGCGTGAGCGCGCTGGATGTGGTGATGCAACCGCTGCTGGAAAAAGGCGTGTCGCGCGAAGCGTGTGCGCAAAAAGCAGGCGAGTTGCTCACCCGGCTGAATGTGCCAGAACGTTTGTGGCACCTTGCGCCCGCAACGTTTTCCGGCGGCGAGCAGCAACGCGTCAATATCGCCCGCGGTTTTATCAATGAGTACCCGATTTTACTGCTCGATGAACCTACTGCGTCACTGGATGAAAAAAACAGCGCCGCCGTCGTTGAACTGATCGCGCAGGCCAAAGCGCGCGGCGCAGCGATTGTCGGCATCTTTCACGATGGCAGCGTGCGCGAGCATGTTGCCGACCGCCTCTATCCGATGGGTAGCCACGCATGA
- a CDS encoding ribose ABC transporter permease has translation MTESKEHAATTPQQEAKSASAKKVLMGDLMQTVGILPILILIVAVFGFIAPNFFTESNLLNITRQASINIVLAAGMTFIILTGGIDLSVGSILGTTAVAAMVVSLIPELSMLSIPAALMLGLVLGLFNGALVAFAGLPPFIVTLGTYTALRGAAYLLADGTTVINSDISFEWIGNNYLGPVPWLVVIALAVIVLCWFILRRTTLGVHIYAVGGNMQAARLTGIKVWLVLLFVYGMSGLLSGLGGVMSASRLYSANGNLGMGYELDAIAAVILGGTSFVGGIGTITGTLVGALIIATLNNGMTLMGVSYFWQLVIKGAVIIIAVLIDKYRTRHHQAA, from the coding sequence ATGACTGAATCGAAAGAACACGCAGCCACCACGCCGCAGCAAGAGGCGAAATCCGCTTCCGCAAAAAAAGTGCTGATGGGCGATTTGATGCAAACCGTCGGCATCTTGCCGATTCTTATTCTGATCGTGGCGGTATTTGGCTTTATCGCGCCGAACTTCTTTACCGAAAGCAACCTGCTGAATATCACCCGCCAGGCGTCAATCAACATTGTGCTGGCAGCGGGGATGACTTTTATCATTCTCACCGGCGGGATTGATCTCTCCGTCGGCTCGATTCTCGGCACCACCGCAGTGGCGGCAATGGTGGTCTCGCTGATCCCGGAGTTGTCGATGCTGTCGATTCCGGCGGCGTTAATGCTTGGCCTGGTCCTCGGCTTATTTAACGGCGCACTGGTGGCGTTTGCCGGGCTGCCGCCGTTTATCGTCACCCTCGGGACTTACACCGCGCTGCGTGGCGCGGCCTATTTGCTGGCAGATGGCACTACGGTTATCAATTCCGATATCAGTTTTGAATGGATCGGCAATAACTATCTCGGCCCGGTGCCGTGGCTGGTGGTGATCGCGCTGGCGGTGATTGTGCTGTGCTGGTTTATTCTGCGCCGCACCACGCTCGGTGTTCATATTTATGCCGTCGGCGGCAATATGCAGGCGGCACGCCTGACCGGCATCAAAGTGTGGCTGGTTTTACTCTTCGTTTACGGCATGAGCGGCTTGCTCTCCGGCCTTGGCGGGGTGATGAGCGCATCAAGGCTCTACAGCGCTAACGGCAACCTCGGCATGGGTTACGAGCTGGATGCCATTGCGGCGGTTATCCTCGGCGGCACCAGTTTTGTCGGCGGTATCGGCACCATCACCGGCACGCTGGTTGGCGCATTGATTATCGCCACGCTCAACAACGGCATGACGCTGATGGGCGTCTCCTATTTCTGGCAATTGGTGATCAAAGGGGCGGTGATCATCATAGCGGTGCTGATCGACAAATACCGTACCCGGCATCATCAGGCAGCATAA
- a CDS encoding bifunctional UDP-sugar hydrolase/5'-nucleotidase → MRKGLMAFFLLFSACSLQASEVELTLLHTGDTHGRGMSEEGIGYGKISAYVKTLRNNSPNVLLLDVGDAMSGMPVTDLALGEPNVRAMNTMAYDAFTPGNADFIFGGPEVLSLRDKANFPFVSANIHYQNKLAFRPFIIKKVAGLNIAIIGVSPLNAMVATTENKLAGFSVSDPIKAVQETVAQVKDQSDLIIVLAHIGKTDPDVNIMKLVAVVPEIDVLVDGHDHIAVQGGKQMGKTVMVNAGQYGDYLGQLRLTVKDKKIVAWNEKLLDVAALASVKADGETQACIDQAQADNAEMLSQVVMTLPFTLDGERKHVRSGQTNLGSVMADAEREYTKADIAFTVGAFLRDSIQAGPVTYGQVLNALPFRLPLVTREMTGQQIKDFIEHNYLQQNIISGAYAHVSGMTFTVDFAQPAGSRMTAILVNGKPLALDKTYRVACNEQVSDFGIREIAIRERYDVPMATLLTDYINKHPTLSPPTARVNFIHPAG, encoded by the coding sequence ATGAGAAAAGGATTAATGGCATTTTTTCTGCTTTTCAGCGCCTGTTCGCTACAGGCAAGTGAAGTAGAACTGACGCTTCTGCACACCGGAGATACCCACGGGCGCGGCATGAGTGAGGAGGGCATTGGTTACGGTAAAATAAGCGCTTACGTTAAAACATTACGTAATAACTCGCCGAATGTGCTGTTGCTGGATGTCGGTGATGCGATGAGCGGAATGCCGGTAACAGACCTGGCGCTGGGTGAACCCAATGTCCGCGCGATGAATACCATGGCTTATGATGCTTTTACGCCGGGCAATGCAGACTTTATTTTCGGCGGGCCGGAAGTGTTGTCCCTGCGGGATAAAGCCAATTTCCCGTTTGTCTCTGCCAATATTCACTATCAGAATAAACTTGCCTTTCGTCCCTTTATTATCAAAAAAGTTGCCGGGCTGAATATCGCTATTATCGGCGTCTCGCCGCTGAATGCGATGGTCGCCACCACGGAAAATAAACTGGCCGGGTTTAGCGTCAGCGATCCGATCAAAGCGGTACAGGAGACGGTGGCGCAGGTTAAAGACCAGAGCGATCTGATTATTGTGCTGGCGCATATCGGCAAAACCGACCCGGACGTCAACATTATGAAACTGGTGGCCGTCGTGCCGGAGATCGATGTGCTGGTGGACGGTCATGACCATATTGCCGTGCAAGGGGGCAAACAGATGGGCAAAACCGTGATGGTTAACGCCGGGCAATATGGCGACTATCTCGGGCAACTGCGCTTAACGGTGAAAGATAAGAAAATTGTCGCGTGGAATGAAAAACTGCTGGATGTGGCGGCGTTAGCCTCCGTCAAAGCCGATGGCGAAACGCAGGCCTGCATCGACCAGGCGCAGGCCGATAACGCTGAAATGCTCAGCCAGGTCGTCATGACGCTGCCTTTTACCCTTGATGGCGAGCGCAAACATGTGCGTTCCGGGCAGACTAATCTGGGTTCGGTGATGGCCGATGCGGAGCGGGAATACACCAAAGCGGATATCGCCTTTACCGTCGGCGCGTTTTTGCGTGACAGCATCCAGGCCGGGCCGGTGACTTACGGGCAGGTATTAAATGCGCTGCCGTTTCGTCTGCCGCTGGTCACCCGAGAAATGACCGGCCAACAGATCAAAGATTTTATTGAGCATAATTATCTGCAACAGAACATTATTTCTGGCGCGTATGCTCACGTCAGCGGCATGACTTTCACAGTGGATTTCGCCCAACCGGCGGGTTCCCGCATGACGGCAATTTTGGTTAACGGCAAACCATTGGCGCTGGACAAAACGTATCGAGTGGCCTGTAACGAACAGGTCAGCGATTTTGGTATTCGCGAAATAGCGATTCGCGAACGATATGATGTGCCGATGGCGACTTTACTGACGGACTACATCAACAAACATCCGACATTGTCTCCACCCACAGCACGCGTAAATTTTATTCACCCGGCGGGGTGA
- the phnP gene encoding phosphonate metabolism protein PhnP — protein sequence MSLTIILTGTGGAQLVPVFGCDCAACRRARLNEAYRRKPCSGVVQFNDAVTLLDAGMPDLMDRFPAGHFQQFLLTHYHMDHVQGLFPLRWGVGEKIPVYGPPDEEGCDDLFKHPGLLDFSHTVEPFVVFDLQGLQVTPLPLNHSKLTFGYLLESAHSRVAWLTDTAGLPDKTLKFLLNNRPQVVVIDCSYEPRAEIPKNHNDLSAIVALNAVIGCPRVILTHISHVFDQWMMKNALPTGFEAGYDGQRIVLD from the coding sequence ATGAGCCTGACAATTATCCTTACCGGCACCGGCGGCGCACAGTTAGTACCGGTTTTCGGCTGCGACTGCGCCGCCTGTCGCCGCGCCCGCCTGAATGAAGCTTATCGGCGCAAGCCCTGTAGCGGCGTGGTGCAATTTAACGATGCGGTGACGCTGCTCGACGCCGGTATGCCGGACCTGATGGACAGATTTCCCGCCGGGCACTTTCAGCAGTTTCTGCTCACCCACTACCATATGGATCATGTGCAGGGTCTGTTCCCGCTGCGCTGGGGCGTGGGTGAAAAAATCCCGGTTTACGGCCCGCCGGACGAAGAAGGCTGCGACGATCTGTTTAAACACCCCGGTCTGCTCGATTTCAGCCATACGGTTGAGCCGTTTGTGGTGTTCGACCTGCAAGGTTTACAAGTCACCCCCCTTCCCCTTAACCACTCGAAATTAACCTTTGGCTACCTGCTGGAGTCGGCGCACAGCCGGGTGGCATGGCTGACGGATACCGCCGGGTTACCTGACAAGACGCTGAAGTTTTTGCTTAATAATCGCCCACAGGTTGTTGTCATAGATTGTAGTTATGAGCCACGCGCGGAAATTCCGAAAAACCACAATGATTTAAGTGCTATTGTCGCCCTTAACGCGGTAATTGGTTGTCCAAGAGTTATCCTAACGCATATCAGCCATGTCTTTGATCAATGGATGATGAAAAACGCGCTGCCGACAGGGTTTGAGGCGGGTTATGATGGTCAGCGGATTGTGCTAGATTAG
- a CDS encoding phosphotyrosine protein phosphatase: MNVLFICSRNQWRSPTAEHVFRRYPGLNARSAGTLRQARKTVSPAIISWADVICVMEEEHKSRILTDFSRLVQHKPVYVLNIPNHYHFMDPQLVALLEDIVPLRLGLRVPA, from the coding sequence ATGAATGTGCTTTTTATTTGCAGCCGGAACCAATGGCGCAGCCCCACGGCTGAGCATGTGTTTCGTCGCTATCCAGGGCTGAATGCCCGCTCCGCTGGCACGCTACGCCAGGCAAGAAAAACCGTCTCGCCTGCCATTATTTCCTGGGCAGATGTTATTTGCGTCATGGAAGAAGAACACAAAAGCCGGATCCTGACCGACTTTAGCCGTCTGGTGCAGCATAAACCGGTGTATGTGCTGAATATCCCGAATCATTACCATTTTATGGACCCGCAACTGGTTGCCCTGCTGGAAGATATTGTTCCATTGCGGCTTGGGCTGCGAGTCCCTGCCTGA
- the phnN gene encoding ribose 1,5-bisphosphokinase, whose protein sequence is MMGRLIWLIGPSGAGKDTLLAALRQREHPQLLVAHRYITRPASAGSENHIALSEKEFFTRAGQHLFTLSWHANDLYYGIGAEIDLWLQAGFDVVVNGSRGHLPQAQAQYGDQLLPVYVQISPEILRQRLEKRGRESETEIAARLERAARYTPDGCLTLNNDGSLLQSVEGLVTLIRAQQGKSA, encoded by the coding sequence TTGATGGGCAGACTGATCTGGTTAATAGGGCCATCCGGCGCGGGAAAAGACACGTTACTGGCGGCGCTGCGCCAGCGGGAGCATCCGCAGTTGCTGGTGGCGCACCGCTATATCACGCGCCCGGCCAGCGCCGGTAGCGAAAACCATATCGCCCTGAGTGAAAAGGAATTTTTTACCCGCGCCGGGCAGCATCTTTTTACCCTGAGCTGGCATGCCAACGATCTTTACTACGGTATCGGCGCGGAAATAGACCTCTGGTTACAGGCCGGTTTTGATGTGGTGGTGAACGGTTCGCGCGGGCATCTGCCACAGGCGCAGGCACAGTATGGCGACCAGTTGCTGCCGGTCTATGTGCAAATATCGCCAGAGATTTTGCGCCAACGGCTGGAAAAGCGCGGGCGCGAGAGCGAAACGGAGATTGCCGCGCGGCTGGAAAGAGCGGCGCGTTACACCCCCGACGGGTGCCTGACGCTGAATAATGACGGAAGTTTGCTACAGTCAGTTGAAGGACTGGTCACGCTGATCCGCGCGCAACAAGGGAAAAGTGCGTAA
- the phnM gene encoding alpha-D-ribose 1-methylphosphonate 5-triphosphate diphosphatase: MIINNIKLILEDEVVSGSLEMRDGIIRAFAETQSQQPGAHDGDGGWLLPGLIELHTDNLDKFFTPRPKVDWPAHSAMSSHDALMVASGITTVLDAVAIGDVRDGGDRLENLEKMINAVEDSQKRGLNRAEHRLHLRCELPHHTTLPLFEKLVGREPVSLVSLMDHSPGQRQYASYEKYRDYYQGKYHLTDEQMDQFEQEQLALAAEWSQPNRLAIAAMCGARNLPLASHDDATRDHVVESHQLGSVIAEFPTTFAAAEASREHGMSVLMGAPNIVRGGSHSGNVAAHKLAQLGMLDILSSDYYPASLLDAAFRVALDEQNAFTLPQAIHLVTKNPARALKLDDRGVIAEGKRADLVLAHHKGDHVHIDHVWREGKRVF; this comes from the coding sequence ATGATTATCAACAATATCAAACTGATCCTCGAAGACGAGGTGGTCAGCGGTTCGCTTGAGATGCGCGACGGTATTATCCGCGCGTTTGCCGAAACCCAAAGCCAACAACCTGGCGCGCACGATGGCGACGGCGGCTGGCTGCTGCCCGGTCTTATCGAACTGCATACCGATAACCTGGATAAATTTTTCACCCCGCGCCCGAAAGTGGACTGGCCTGCGCACTCGGCGATGAGCAGCCACGACGCGCTGATGGTCGCCAGCGGCATTACCACCGTGCTGGATGCAGTGGCGATTGGCGATGTGCGCGACGGCGGCGACCGGCTGGAGAATCTGGAGAAGATGATCAATGCCGTGGAAGATTCACAAAAACGCGGCCTCAACCGCGCCGAACACCGGCTGCATTTACGCTGCGAATTGCCTCATCACACCACGTTGCCGCTGTTTGAAAAACTGGTTGGCCGCGAGCCGGTCTCGCTGGTGTCGCTGATGGATCACTCGCCAGGCCAGCGCCAGTACGCCAGCTATGAGAAATACCGCGACTATTATCAGGGCAAATATCATCTCACTGACGAACAGATGGATCAATTTGAGCAGGAGCAACTGGCGCTGGCCGCCGAGTGGTCGCAGCCCAACCGGCTGGCGATTGCCGCCATGTGTGGCGCGCGCAACCTGCCGCTTGCCAGCCACGATGACGCCACGCGCGATCATGTGGTGGAATCCCACCAGTTAGGCAGCGTGATCGCCGAATTTCCCACCACTTTTGCCGCCGCAGAAGCCTCCCGCGAGCACGGTATGAGTGTGCTGATGGGCGCGCCGAATATCGTGCGCGGCGGTTCCCACTCCGGCAATGTGGCAGCCCATAAACTGGCGCAGCTTGGCATGCTCGATATTTTGTCGTCCGATTATTACCCCGCCAGCCTGCTCGATGCGGCGTTTCGCGTGGCGCTGGATGAGCAGAATGCATTCACCTTGCCACAGGCCATCCATCTGGTGACGAAAAACCCGGCACGGGCGCTGAAGCTTGACGATCGCGGCGTGATTGCCGAAGGCAAGCGGGCGGATCTGGTTCTGGCGCACCACAAAGGTGACCATGTGCACATTGACCATGTCTGGCGCGAGGGGAAAAGGGTGTTTTGA